TTCGAAGAATATCACCGGGTCGGTGCCGCGGAGCGCGAGATTAAGCATGCCTTTCGCGTCATACGGTGTGACCGGATAGAACACCTTCAGTCCCGGTATATGCGTGCACATCGATGTCCAGTCCTGTGAGTGCTGGGCGCCGTATTTCGCGCCGACGGAGACACGCACAACGAGCGGCATGGAGAGTATACCCGCGGACATCGACTGCCACTTCGACACTTGATTGAATATCTCATCGCCCGCGCGGCCCATGAAGTCGCAGTACATGAGCTCGACGACAGCGCGCCCGCCGGAAAGCGCATAGCCAACGCCGGTGCCGACGATAGCGCCTTCGGAGATAGGCGAATTAAAAAGACGATGATACGGTATCGCTTCGGTGAGCCCGCGGTAGACGGCGAATGCCCCGCCCCAGTCGCGATTCTCCTCACCGTACGCCACCATGGTAGGATCTTCGTAGAAGCGGTGTATCATCGCTTCAAAGAGACCGTCGCGGAGCGCATAGATCTTCGTCTTCGGGAGCGGCTTGCCGTTCGCGTCGAGCCCGAAACGCGCCTTCGTCTTAAGCGATCTCACGCGCGGATTATCATCCTTCGCCATGAGCACATCGGGTTTTCTATCATCGAATTTTTCGACAGTGCGATTCGAGAACATCACCGTTTCGATGTAGTTCCCGTCCACACGCGGCGAGAGCTCGAGCGATACCGCACGCTTCGTCGCAGCAAGTATCTTCTCCGCAGCCTTGTGCTTTATCGCGTTCGCATCATCCTGTGATAATGCTTTCCCGCCGACGAGATAGCGCTCGAATTCCTTGATGCAGTCGCCTTCTTCCCAGAGATTGATCTCTTCTTTCGAACGGTAGCTCGATGCATCCGACGGTGAATGTCCCGAGATGCGGTAGGTGACCGTATCCATGAGCACGGGGCCGTCGCCTTCAAGGAGTATCTTTTTCTTGCGCTCGACAGCGTCGGCGACCGCAAGCGGATTGTATCCGTCAACGCGCTCGGAGTGCATGTTCTTCGGATTGACACCGGCGCCCACGCGCGCGAGAAATTGATACCCCATCGTCTCACCCATGGTCTGGCCGCCCATGCCGTAGAAGTTATTGAAGAAGTTGATCATGATCGGCGGATGACCGCCGACCTTTTTATCCCAGAGCGTAGCGTACTGGTCCATCGCGGCGAACATCATACCTTCCCACACGGGGCCGCAGCCCATCGATGCATCGCCGATATTGCCGATGACAATGCCCTTCTTCCCGTTCACGCGTTTGAACAATGCCGCGCCGACCGATATATCGCCCGAACCGCCGACGATGGCGTTATTGGGCATGGAGCCGAACGGCGGGAAGAACGCATGCATCGACCCGCCAAGGCCTTTGTTAAAACCCGTCGCACGCGCGAACACTTCCGCAAGCGTGCCGTAGACGATGAAATTCTCCGCAAGCTCGCGGACGCTGCCGGAATGACCTTTCTCAACGACGGCAAGCGCTGCGCCGCCGAGGAATCCCTTCATGATCTTCATGAGCGATGCATCATCAAGCTGTATCGCCGCTGAAAGGCACTTGGCAAGTATCTCTCCGTGGCTGCGATGCGAGCCGAAAATGAAATCATCGACACTGAGATGCACTGACTGCCCGACGGACGATGCCTCCTGCCCTATCGATAAATGCGCGGGCCCGGCATGATTATATTCGATGCCTTTGTAGGTACCGGTCTTCTTTATCGTATCGAGCATGGTCTCGAATTCGCGTATGATGCACATGTGATAGAACATCGCAGCGAGGCGGTCGTTCCCGTATTTCGCCGATTCTTTTTTAATATCCGGCTTGTACTGATTGACCGGTATGTCCTTGAAGCTGAGTGTTGCGCTTGCGCGGACGACTTTCGGGTCGATGATGAGTGATTGCGGCATGGTTATTCTCCTATTTTACTCACTCACCCCATCCCCCGCCCCTTCCCCTCTCTCACAGGGAAGTGAGAGAGGGGAAGGGGTGCCGAGGCAGAGGTGTGTGTTATATTTTCATTTCAAATGCGACATCTCGAATAATCTCGCTTACTGACGGATGCGGAAAAATTATCTCCTTAAGTTCATTGATGCGTATCTCCGATTCGATCATGGCGGCAACGCCGAATATCATCTCCGAACACGCGCCGCCGAGCATATGAACACCGAGTATGACGCCACTCTCTTTGTGCGCAATGACTTTGCATATACCGCCCGCGCTCCCGTTCTCGGCGAGGAAACGCCCGTTCACACGAAGCTGCATCGATGACTTCATGTACGGCACATTGTTCTTTTTCGCTTCATCCTCCGTCATCCCGCAGCCGGCTGCTTCGGGCATACCGTAGAGAGCCCACGGCACCGCGTTGTAGCGCATGCGGTCGTTCTTTCCCGCAATGACATTGACGGCGACCTCGCCCATGCGGGAAGCGGTGTGCGCAAGAAGCCATTTGCCGGTGGCATCGCCGATGGCGTAGATGCCCGGCACATTCGTCTGCATCTTCTCGTTCACTTTGATGCCTTTACCGTCAAAATCGACGCCGATCTTCTCAAGCCCGAGACCGGCAACGTTCGGTCTTCGACCGACAGCCATAAGGATGATATCTGCGGTAATGCTTTCTTTCTTCCCGTCCTTCGTGAATTCGACAGTACCGCCCGATACGTTCTCGACCTTAGCGCTGAGATGAAAGCTCACATGTTTAAGCTCTTTTCTGAGCAGCGGCGCTATCTCCGTATCCATGAACGGGACTATCTCCGGGAGCATCTCAACGATGTCGACCTTAACGCCGAAGGTGCTGAAGAACGTGGCGAACTCAACACCGATCACACCGCCGCCGACAACGACAAGCGATTTGGGCATTTCCGCGATCGAGAGTATCTCGCGATTCGTCATCACACGCGGATTATCCTTCACACCCGGTATCGGCGGGACGAAGGCTTCCGATCCGCTCGCGATGATGATGTTCGGCGCTGAATAATCCTTACCGTCGACAGCGACGGTATTCTTATCGACGAATGACGCCGAGCCGGTGACTACTTCGACCGCATATTTCTTCATGAGATAGGCGATGCCCGCGCGCAGTTTATCCATCACAGTCTTTTTATGCGCCATTGCCGCCGTAAGATCGAAGCGTGGATTATCGAATGACACGCCGAATTGCGCAGCATGCATCCCGTGCGCATAGAGCTTTGCAGAATTAAGCAGTGTTTTCGTCGGAATGCACCCTTCGTTCAGACACACGCCACCGAGCGCTGACTTCTCGATGAGAAGCACTTTCTTTTCCTGTGCGCCTGCCCGTTCCGCCGCGATATACCCGCCAGGCCCCGCGCCGATGATGATGATGTCATGTGTCATTGCATCTCCTTTTTTCTTCTACACCCCACCCCCTCCCTCACTTCCCTGTGAGAGTCGGGGAGGGGCAGGGGAGGGGGTGAGTGTGTTACCCCAGCATTAAAATATCAAAACTCGCCAACGTATCCGCCACCGCCTTAAGGAAGCGCGCCGTGGGTGCGCCGTCAACAGCCTGATGATTGAACGTTATCGACAACCCCATATACGGCACCGCCGTCAACGCTCCGTCCTTCATCATCGGGCGGATGACCGTACTGCATACGCCGAGTATCGCAACCTCAGGGATATTGAGCACCGGTGTGAAGCTCTCTATACCGAGCGCGCCGAGATTCGTTATCGTGAACGTGCTCCCGGAAAGTTCGTCGGGCTTTGCGCTCCCGTCCTGACATGCTTTCCCGAGCCGCTTTGCCTCCGCAGAAATATCGATGAGTGAACGGGCATGCGCGTTCTTTATCACCGGCACCATGAGGCCGCGCGGCGTATCGACCGCAAAGGCAAGATGCACCGCTTCGAATTCCCGTATCGATGTGCCGCTGAAATGCGCGTTCATCATCCTGAACGAGGTGAGCGTCCGCGCGACCGCGAAAAGGACGAAGTCGTTTATCGTGACCGATGAGAGCGGATCGTCCTTCGGGAGTTTTTTGAGCCGTTCGCGGATCGAGAGCATGACCGATGCGTCCGCGCTCGAAGAGAGCGTGCACTGCGCCGTCGTTGTCATCGATGTGAGCATGCGTTCGGATATGAGCTTGCGTATGCCTTTGACCGGAGTGTCGGTGAATGCACCGGGGAATGGAAGCGATGATATATTTCCCTGTACGCGTCTGCCGGTAAGATCGCCTGCGCGTACACGTCCGCCTATGCCGCTTCCCGTAAGCGGATATCCCATGCCGCTTGCCTTCGCTGCGGCTACCGCCGCCGGGGTCGGCACTCCACTCAATGCGGCTTTCACATCACGTTCAATTATCCGTCCGCCGGGACCCGTGCCGCCGAGCGTTCCTGCAGCAATGCCTTTTGCGTCGGCAAGATTCCGCGCGCGCGGCGAAACACCGACATCGCCCGCCGGTGCCGAAGACGGCGTCTCTACTTTTGCCGGAGAAGGGGCCGGTGTACTTTCTATCTTCGGTGCCGGAGCGCTCTCTGCTTTCACATCCGATGCACCGCCATTCGGCGTCATAGCGCTCACATCCTCGCCCGCCTTGCCTATCGCCGCGATAATAGTCTGCACCGGCACATCATCGCCCGTGGCGAAGAACTGTTTGAGCATTGTCCCCGCTGCCGGCGATTCTATCTCGAACGTCGCCTTGTCCGTCTCAACGACACATATCACTTCTTTCTCGGCGACAGCATCGCCTTCCTTCTTCTTCCATTCGACGATGAGACACGATTCGACGGTGTTGCCTTGTTTCGGCATGAGTACTTCGGTGGCCATTCATTACTCCTTCACGTTCGCGATCATTATTTCAAGTCCGCTCCCGGATAGCGAATTGCGTATCGCCTCCGGGAGCGCATTGTCGGTAATAAGTATATCGACCTCGGACAGCGGAAGCACTTTCACGAATCCCGCCTTCCCGTACTTCGCAGCGTCAGCAACGAGCACGGTCTTATCCGCCTGGCTTGCCATCCGTTTTGCCACCTCGGCGCTTTCAACAAGATGCGTGGTCAGTCCCGTCTCCGGCGAGAAACCGTCCGTGCCGATGAAAAAGTGCGACACATGGAACTGATCAAGATCGCGAAGCGCGATGGGTCCGACGAGCGACTCTGTCGACGGGCGGAATTCGCCGCCGATGACCGTGATATGGAGCGATGGATTCGACCGCGCTGCGGGGATGATAAGCGTGGAATTCGTCACGATGTGCACATCCCGTTTGCCGAGGAGATGTCCTGCGATGAGCGCCGTCGTCGTACCGGCCTCTATCATAATGGTATCGCCGTCCTTTACCAGTGATGCGGCGAGCGTTGCAACGGCGTTCTTCTGCGCCGTCATGCTTCCCTGCCGGGCGATGATGTCCGGATGGAAAGAGACCGATGCGCCGCCGTGCGAACGGACGATAAGCCCCTGTTCTGCAAGCGCATTCAGGTCGCTTCGTACCGTTACAACCGATACACCGAGTTTGGCGCTGAGCGTGGTTACAGAGATCGTAGAGTCTTCGGAAAGGAGCTTTAGTATCGCTTTTTCGCGTTCTTTACTGCTTTGCATACCGTTTCTTTTTGATTTCTTTTATCTTTCTTATCGGTTTCGATATATAATATAATCGATTCCGATAAAATGTCAAATTCAACATGATACATCCATTGAACACCGTATCGTTTGACAAATTTTTGGTGATGTGCTATATTCCATCGGCGTTTGATGATCTTTCGGGCAATTAGCTCAGCTGGGAGAGTACCTGCTTGACGTGCAGGGTGTCGGAGGTTCGAGTCCTTCATTGCCCATAGCCACGGAGGGCGAGGTTTGCACGAGCCATGGAGGGCGATTTGTGCAAACCATAGCCACATAGGCGATTTTCGTCTTGACATACTTCATCTTTTGAATTAACATAATTTCGGGATTGGTGGTCCGAAGGAGCGCGCTCCATGGACCTCGAAAAACTTCGCATACTCGGCGAATCCGCCAAATACGATATCTGTGCATCATCGTCCTGTCGTATCAGCGGGAACATCGATATATTCAGACAAAATTCACCCGTCGACCGCATCGGCAATCTTGCCACCGGCGGCATCTGCCACTCCTACACACCGGACGGGCGATGCGTCTCGCTCTTCAAGGTGCTCCTTTCAAATTACTGCGAGAAGAACTGCCTCTACTGTCCCAACAGGAAAGACAGCGGTGTGCGACGTGCTAAATTCGGAAAGGATGAGCTTGCGCGCATTTTCATCGACCTGTATTCCGGCAACTTTGTCGAGGGGCTTTTTCTGAGCTCGGCGGTGCACTGCTCGGTCGATCACGCTATGACAGAAATGCTCGATGTCTGCACCATTGTACGCACACGGTACCGCTTCACCGGTTATATCCATCTCAAGATACTCCCCGGTGTTTCAGACGCCCATGTCGAGTCAGCGATGAAGATCGCCACGCGTGTATCGCTCAATCTCGAGGCGCCCAACGCCGATTACCTCAAGGTCATCGCACCGGAAAAGGATTTTCACGGCGAGATAATATCGCGCCTTGAGGCCATTAACCGCAATATACAGAACGGGAATCGCCCGAACGCGGGCTATACCACGCAGCTTATCGTGGGGGCGGCCGGCGAGGGGGACAGGGACATCATGAGAACAGTAGGATATCTCTACCGGAAAAAGAACCTCCGCCGTGCGTACTTCTCCGCGTTCATCCCGCAATCGGGAACGCCGTTCGCCGGGAACAGCGAAATACCCCTCACTCGCGAGAACAGGCTCTATCAGGCCGATTGGCTTCTGCGTTTCTACGATTTCGATGTGAAAGATCTCCCCTTCGGTCCCGACGGGAATCTCCCCCTCGATAAGGACCCCAAGCGGGCATGGGCTGAAGCGCATCCCGAGCTTTTCCCCATAGAGATAAACCGCGTATCCTATGATGAGCTCCTGCGAGTCCCCGGTATCGGTCAGATATCCGCGCGTCGCATCGTGACCGCCCGGCACGAATGCCGCATTACGGATGTAGCGATGTTGAAACGCATGGGGGTGGTGCTCAAGAACGCGCTGCCGTTCATACTCATCGACGGTAAAAGCAGGCTTCCGCGTGCGGACACCGTACAGCGTACGCTCTTCGCATGAAATATCCAGCGTGATCGATTTAACGGGCAGCAGTAAAAATGCACTTGACGATGGATGTTTTCCGTGATACACTCGCTGTATCTTAGCTATGGGGAGTGTATCATGCCGAAGAAGAAGTCTAAGAAGAAAGCCAAAAAAGTGATCAGAAAAAAGGCGCGCAAAGCCCCTTCTCGGAAAAAGAAAACGAAAAAGGTCAGGAAAGCGGTCAAAAATGTCGTCAAACGGAAGAAAGCAATACGCCGTCCTGCACCCGTAAAGCCGGCATATGTGCCCCCGGTAACGCCCCCTCCGCCGGCGCCCGCTCCGCAGCCGACACCCCCGGTAAATCCGGTAGTTCCACCGTCAAATCCCGGCACGAATTCCGGCGGGAATACGGGGAACACCGGCAACACAGGCGGCTATTGATATAACTATCCCAGTCTGGCATTTTAGTGTGGAAAGTGCTATAGTGCCGGAATGATAGAACTGCAGCGGAAACTGCTCGGTGATACCGTACGCAACAGTGCTTTCGCAGAGGCGATAGAGCGCACGGTTCACCGCGGGTCCGTCGTCATCGATGCCGGCAGCGGTACCGGTTTTCTCAGCATGCTCGCAGCGCGCCGCGGGGCGAAATGCCACCTCATTGAAGAGGGCGCTGTCATGTCGCTTGCCAAGCGTATGGCGCGCGAGAACGGTTTCGATGACTTTTCATTCCATCATTCCCACTCCTCGCGCGTGAAAGCGAAGATACGCGCGGATGTGCTCATCACCGAGACGCTCGGTAATTTCGCCTACGAAGAGAACATCATCGAAACGGTGGCCGACGCGAAGCGTTTCCTCAAACCGAACGCACACATCATTCCGTCATCGATACGCAATTTCGCCGCACCGGTCATCGATGAGCGCGTGTACCACGGCGTGAACGTATGGGATACGGTCGGCTACGAGATCGATATGTCCGCGGCGAGGACGATTTCGCTCAACAACATGTACGTGCGGAAGATCGCCCCCGCATCGCTCCTGGACGGCGAAAAGAGCGTACGCCAATGGGATGAGGTCGATTTTTCACGGCACTCGAAAAGCATACGCCGCGGGAGCATACGCTGGCGCGTACCCACGGGTGTCACGGTATACGGTTTCTGTCTTTTCTGGGAATGCACGCTCGCGGAGGATATCATCCTCTCGACGAGCCCCTTCGCCGATGACACGCATTGGGACCAGATATTCCTCCCGCTGCTGATGCCGATAGTCATGCCGCCGCATGCATCGCTTTCAGTCACCATCGTATCGAACACTGAAAAGAACGGCGTTATCGTCGGGTGGAGAACGAGCGTGCTGTCTGGGGAAAGAGAGCTATCCGTACAGGATATGAGTACGGAGAACGGCATCCTCGTTTGAACTTGCTTCGGGTACGCCGTCGGAATACGGTCAGTACGCCCACCACACGTCGTTCGTTGACACTGCGTTCGTGCTGCCTGCGATCACGAACATCTTTTCATTATGTTCGACAAGCGCATGGGCGTTCCGGCCGGAAAATCCTGCCCCTGCGGTCGCTCTGTTCCATTGTATCCCGTCGGTAGATGACCACACATCGTTCGTATAGGCGCTGCCGGCCGTTGCATTCGTCGTCCCCCCGATGACCCACATCCTGCCGCCATGCGAAATGGAACGATGCAAGAGACGCGGGGAGAAGGCCGCGCTCGCGGTCGCACGCGTCCAGTTCGTCCCATCGCTCGTGGACCAGACATCGTTCGTCAGCGGCGATGCATCCCCTCCAATTAGCCAGATCTTGCCGCTATGGACGACACAGGCATGCTGATAGCGCACGGGAAAGGCAGCTGCTCCGGTCGCGAGCGTCCACGATACGCCGTCCCGCGACGACCAGACATCGTTGGTAATGGCACCCGCACTGCCGGCGATGAGCCACATGCTGTTCTTGAACACGACAAGTGCGGCATACGTTCGTTTCGGAAATGCCGCTGCTGCGGTCGCGGATGTCCATGCCGTTCCATCCGCAGAATACCAGGCATCATTGGTCGCCGTCCCTGACACATCCCCGCTGACGATCCACATCTTATTATTGAAAACCGCCGATGTATGTGCGATACGCCCGGGGAAACCGCCATTGGCAGCGGCGAGCACCCATGTCGCCCCGTCACTCGATCGCCATATCTCGCTCGAATACGCGGTATTGGTCACGAGACCTGCAATGACCCATATCGCGCCGCCATATGAAAGCGCGGAATGTGTTGTGCGCGCGGTGAACGGGGAAAAAGCCGATCGGAACCAGTTGGTACCCGCAACGAAGCAGGGGCTGTCCGGATCATACGGGTTCGTTCTGCCAATCACGTCGCTCACGCAGGAAACGGAAATGAACGGTACTGAAGCAATAAAAAAGAATACGACGGCCCGCTGCATTAATACCTTGCTATGATGTTCATAGCGACCGTGTCGGACCCGAAGGAAGGAACGACGGTCACGAGCGGCATATCCGGCGTCAACATCCACTGCATAAAAAGCCCGGCGGCGATGAAATAGCATACACCGGCGAAGACATATTTTGCGTTCGCGCCGTTGGCAAGATCGATATATTTCGTGAAAAGCACGTCGTGATCATCGATCGCATTCTCATACGTGCTTTTTGCAGAGCCTACGGCGCCATTGTCGAGGAATGCCCATACATTGAGCCCGGCGCCGATACCTGCTGCGCCGATCGCCGACCAGAACAGGATCGGCTTGACCGATATCTCGGCCCGTTCGCCTTTCGCCGTTTCCCCGAACGATAGAGCCGCAACGGCAGCGAGCAGAAGAACAATGCTTACTATCGCACGCATAGATCACCTCAGGAACCGTATGTGCCCCTATTGTACAATATTCTCCGCGGCTGTCAAACAACGCGTGCAGGATCAGGAATACGGACGGTGTGCGCCACGTGCCGTTACCATGTCGATATCAGTAAGAAAATCGTCCCCCCCGTTGACATCCTCCATAAATGTGATAGGGTATGTTATATATTCCTCTACTAATCGCTGTGCTCAACGCGACGAACCATAGGCGAGGTTGTTCCATGAGCACTGCGATCTCTTCCATCCTCAAACGATACAACGGCGATGAGACCCGTCTCATGGACATGCTCATCGATATACAATCCGAGCTCGGCTATCTATCCGAGAGTACGATCGACGAGATATCGCGCGTTCTCAGTGTCCCCCGGGTGAACATCGAGCAGACGGTCTCGTTCTATCATTTCTTCTCGAAAGAGCCGCGAGGAAAATACACGGTCTACCTCAACAACGGCGTGGTGTCAGGGCTCAACGGCCGCGAGGAAGTACACCGCGCATTCGAGGAGGCGGCTGACTGCCGATTCGGGAGCGTGTCAAAGGACGGCGTCATCGGTCTTTTCGAGACCGCCTGCATCGGCATGAGCGATCAGGAACCTGCGGCCATCATCAATGACGAGATCTTTCCCCGCCTCACCGCAGCGCGCGTGCGTGAGCTTGTGACCGGGATGTTCAACGGAAAACCGATCGCCGACCTCAAGGGCAGCGTGTACGGCGACGGGCGCAATGCGGATACTCGCATACGTTCGCTCGTTCACAATAACATCCGGAAGAAGGGCGATATCGTCTTTTCCGAACATACTCCCGGCGAGGCGATAAAAAAGATCGTCGCCATGGGTTCATCGGAGGTCATCAACCTGGTCAAGGCATCGAGCGTGCGCGGACGCGGCGGTGCGGGCTTTCCCACCGGCATGAAATGGGAAGTGGCGCGCAAGGCTGCGGGCGATACGAAATATATCTTCTGCAATGCCGACGAGGGCGAGCCGGGGACGTTCAAGGACCGTGTCATACTGACCGAAATGCCGAAACTGGTGTTCGAGGGCATGGCGGTCGCCGGCTATGCGGTCGGCGCCACGATGGGTATATTGTACCTTCGCAATGAGTACCGCTATCTGCGCGCGTACCTCGAACGCACGCTCGAGGAGATGCGAACGGAAAATCTTCTCGGATCGTTCATCGCGGGGAAATCCGGCTTCAATTTCGATATTCGCATCCAGTTCGGCGCGGGGGCCTATGTGTGCGGTGAGGAATCCGCGCTCATAGAATCCGCGGAAGGCAAACGCGGTGAGCCGCGCGACCGCCCGCCGTTCCCCGTCGAAAAAGGATATCTGGATAAGCCGACCGTCGTCAATAATGTGGAGACGCTCTGTTCGATCGTCAAAGTGCTTATCCATGGGGCGGACTGGTACAATAACATCGGGACAGCCGAATCAAAGGGGACAAAGGTCATAAGCGTTTCCGGCGACTGTGAAAAGCCCGGCATATACGAGATCGCCTGGGGGTTTTCCGTCAACGATGTTCTTTCCATGGTCGGCGCAACGGACGTTCAGGCAGTACAGATCGGAGGGCCGTCCGGGTCATGCATTGCGCCGAACGAATTCAACCGCGTCCTCGCGTACGAAGACCTTGCTACCGGCGGTTCGCTTATCATCATCGGCAAGAAACGCGACCTTCTCAGGGATGTTGTTCTTAATTTTTCGGAATTCTTCCGCGAGGAATCATGCGGTTCGTGCGTTCCCTGCCGTGTGCTCACCGGCATGGCGAAACGGCTCCTCGTGCGCATCATAGAAGGTGCAGGCACAGCGGCCGATCTTGAAACGTTCACCGCATGGGCGGCGGTGATGAAAAAGAACCGCTGCGGCCTCGGACAGACGGCGCTCAACCCGATAATCACGACGCTCAGGAATTTCCGGCCGCTGTACGGGTCGCGCATAAAAGAAAGCGACGAACGCTTCGTCCCCGGTTTCGATCTTGCGAAGGAAACGACGGACTACGAAAAAGCAGTGACGGCGCCATAGGAGCTCATCATGTCTACGTTCGTAAAATTCACGATCGATGGGAAAGTGTGTCTCGCTGAAGAAGGCACGCAGCTCGTTGAGGCGGCGCGTGAGAACGGCGTGTTCATCCCCACGCTCTGTAATTACAGGGGTATCCCCCCGAAAGGGTCATGCCGCATCTGTACGGTATCCATCAATGGGAAACCGGCCACTGCATGTACGACGAAGGTCGCCGACGGCATGGATGTCGTTAACGATACGAAGGAAAGCGAGGAGTTCCGCCGCTCCATCGTTGAGATATTGTTCGCGGAGGGCAATCATCTCTGTCCCTCATGTGAGAAAAGCGGTTCATGCGAACTTCAAGCCCTCGCGTATCGCTACCGTATGACCGTACCGAATTTCGATTTTCTCTACCCAAAGCGAGAGGTGGAGGCATGGCACCCGAGGATACTCAAGGACCATAACCGCTGCATATTGTGCAAACGGTGCATACGCGGCATTCACAATGCCGACGGCAAGGCGATATTCGCGTTCGGCAAACGCGGCGACAGGCTCGTCATCAATATCGACCCGGAAACGTCCAAAGGCATCGACGAAAAACTCGCACAGAAAGCGATGGATATCTGCCCCGTCGGAGCCATTCTCCATAAGGGCAAGGGGTTCGATATCCCTATCGGCAAACGGCAGTACGATAAAAGACCGATCGGCAGCGAAATCGAGGCGTAGGGGAAAGCTCATGGGAAAAAAGATCGTCGCGACCGCATCACTGGCCGGCTGTTTCGGATGTCATATGTCGCTTCTCGACATCGACGAACGCATTCTGCCGCTCATCGATCTTGTCGAATTCCACAAGTCGCCCATCGACGACATCAAGACGTTCACGAAGGAATGCGATATCGGTCTCATCGAAGGCGGCTGCTGCAACGATGAGAACGTGCACAATCTCATCGAATTCCGCAAGCACTGCAAAACCTTAGTAGCCGTCGGCGAATGCGCGATCATGGGCGGGCTCCCCTCCATGCGCAACTGGGTACCGCTTTCCGAATGCATCGATGAGGCGTATCGCAATGGGCCCACGGTCGCAGACTGCAACGAAAAGGGCATCGTCCCCAACGACCCGGAGATCCCGAAAATACTCAACCGCGTGCGGCCATGTCATGAGATAGTGAAGATCGATTACAGTCTGCCCGGCTGCCCGCCGCGCGCCGACCTCATCTGGGAAGCGCTCGTCGCGCTTGTCACCGGTAAACCGCTTACGCTGCCGTACGAAGTGTTCAAGTTCGATTGATCGAGGAACGAGGAGCGACCGACATGTCAAAGAAGATCGTCATCGAGCCGGTAACCCGCGTCGAGGGACACGGCAAGGTAACCATTCACCTCAACGATGCGGGTGAGGTAGAGCAGAGCCGATTGCATATCGTCGAGTTCCGCGGCTTTGAGCGCTTCGTACAGGGTCGCCCGTACTGGGAAGCGCCGGTACTCGTACAGCGTCTATGCGGTATCTGTCCGGT
The sequence above is a segment of the Spirochaetota bacterium genome. Coding sequences within it:
- a CDS encoding thiamine pyrophosphate-dependent enzyme, translated to MPQSLIIDPKVVRASATLSFKDIPVNQYKPDIKKESAKYGNDRLAAMFYHMCIIREFETMLDTIKKTGTYKGIEYNHAGPAHLSIGQEASSVGQSVHLSVDDFIFGSHRSHGEILAKCLSAAIQLDDASLMKIMKGFLGGAALAVVEKGHSGSVRELAENFIVYGTLAEVFARATGFNKGLGGSMHAFFPPFGSMPNNAIVGGSGDISVGAALFKRVNGKKGIVIGNIGDASMGCGPVWEGMMFAAMDQYATLWDKKVGGHPPIMINFFNNFYGMGGQTMGETMGYQFLARVGAGVNPKNMHSERVDGYNPLAVADAVERKKKILLEGDGPVLMDTVTYRISGHSPSDASSYRSKEEINLWEEGDCIKEFERYLVGGKALSQDDANAIKHKAAEKILAATKRAVSLELSPRVDGNYIETVMFSNRTVEKFDDRKPDVLMAKDDNPRVRSLKTKARFGLDANGKPLPKTKIYALRDGLFEAMIHRFYEDPTMVAYGEENRDWGGAFAVYRGLTEAIPYHRLFNSPISEGAIVGTGVGYALSGGRAVVELMYCDFMGRAGDEIFNQVSKWQSMSAGILSMPLVVRVSVGAKYGAQHSQDWTSMCTHIPGLKVFYPVTPYDAKGMLNLALRGTDPVIFFESQKIYDIGEMFEKGGVPEGYYEVPLGEPALRRIGNDITIMTLGPTLYKAIETADDLEAKYGMSAEVIDLRFANPLNYEPLIASVKKTGRVILVTDACERSSFMSEVSANLSQMCFDALDAPVAIVGSRNWITPAAEMETVYFPQKEWILDTIHERIVPLANHTVTTVRTVGEMVRRNRMGV
- the lpdA gene encoding dihydrolipoyl dehydrogenase, which translates into the protein MTHDIIIIGAGPGGYIAAERAGAQEKKVLLIEKSALGGVCLNEGCIPTKTLLNSAKLYAHGMHAAQFGVSFDNPRFDLTAAMAHKKTVMDKLRAGIAYLMKKYAVEVVTGSASFVDKNTVAVDGKDYSAPNIIIASGSEAFVPPIPGVKDNPRVMTNREILSIAEMPKSLVVVGGGVIGVEFATFFSTFGVKVDIVEMLPEIVPFMDTEIAPLLRKELKHVSFHLSAKVENVSGGTVEFTKDGKKESITADIILMAVGRRPNVAGLGLEKIGVDFDGKGIKVNEKMQTNVPGIYAIGDATGKWLLAHTASRMGEVAVNVIAGKNDRMRYNAVPWALYGMPEAAGCGMTEDEAKKNNVPYMKSSMQLRVNGRFLAENGSAGGICKVIAHKESGVILGVHMLGGACSEMIFGVAAMIESEIRINELKEIIFPHPSVSEIIRDVAFEMKI
- a CDS encoding dihydrolipoamide acetyltransferase family protein, whose translation is MATEVLMPKQGNTVESCLIVEWKKKEGDAVAEKEVICVVETDKATFEIESPAAGTMLKQFFATGDDVPVQTIIAAIGKAGEDVSAMTPNGGASDVKAESAPAPKIESTPAPSPAKVETPSSAPAGDVGVSPRARNLADAKGIAAGTLGGTGPGGRIIERDVKAALSGVPTPAAVAAAKASGMGYPLTGSGIGGRVRAGDLTGRRVQGNISSLPFPGAFTDTPVKGIRKLISERMLTSMTTTAQCTLSSSADASVMLSIRERLKKLPKDDPLSSVTINDFVLFAVARTLTSFRMMNAHFSGTSIREFEAVHLAFAVDTPRGLMVPVIKNAHARSLIDISAEAKRLGKACQDGSAKPDELSGSTFTITNLGALGIESFTPVLNIPEVAILGVCSTVIRPMMKDGALTAVPYMGLSITFNHQAVDGAPTARFLKAVADTLASFDILMLG
- a CDS encoding DeoR/GlpR family DNA-binding transcription regulator; the protein is MQSSKEREKAILKLLSEDSTISVTTLSAKLGVSVVTVRSDLNALAEQGLIVRSHGGASVSFHPDIIARQGSMTAQKNAVATLAASLVKDGDTIMIEAGTTTALIAGHLLGKRDVHIVTNSTLIIPAARSNPSLHITVIGGEFRPSTESLVGPIALRDLDQFHVSHFFIGTDGFSPETGLTTHLVESAEVAKRMASQADKTVLVADAAKYGKAGFVKVLPLSEVDILITDNALPEAIRNSLSGSGLEIMIANVKE